From one Humulus lupulus chromosome 8, drHumLupu1.1, whole genome shotgun sequence genomic stretch:
- the LOC133795909 gene encoding uncharacterized protein LOC133795909 codes for MSSKQGGKAKPLKQPKKDQKDYDETDLANIQKKKEEEKALRELKAKAQQKGAFGGSGLKKSGKK; via the exons ATGTCTTCCAAGCAAG gtGGAAAAGCTAAGCCTTTGAAGCAACCCAAGAAGGACCAGAAAGATTACGACGag ACTGACTTGGCCAACATtcagaagaagaaggaagaggaAAAG GCTCTGAGGGAACTCAAAGCCAAGGCACAACAGAAGGGAGCTTTTGGAGGTTCTGGACTCAAGAAAAGTGGAAAGAAATAA
- the LOC133795908 gene encoding uncharacterized protein LOC133795908, producing the protein MALRSLALPLASAPAVSPRSSSSSSSSSSCFSPSTNNRISSLTPTPFHGRRQFPILFSNRRFPSHVVRMAPEEEKMTRRSPLDFPIEWERPKPGRRPDIFPQFAPMKTPMPIPMPADPPEEDEEEEEKREEEEEEDPDRENPDNPDKQ; encoded by the exons ATGGCGTTGCGGAGTCTCGCACTACCTCTGGCTTCAGCTCCTGCAGTCTCGCCAaggtcttcttcttcatcatcatcgtcGTCGTCGTGTTTTTCTCCGTCTACCAACAATCGCATAAGTTCTCTTACTCCAACACCGTTCCATGGCCGCCGGCAATTCCCTATATTATTTTCCAACCGTCGATTTCCAAGTCATGTAGTTCGAATGGCTCCCGAGGAGGAAAAGATGACTCGCCGCTCTCCGCTTGATTTCCCTATA GAATGGGAAAGACCCAAGCCTGGAAGGAGACCTGATATATTTCCCCAATTCGCCCCCATGAAAACACCTATGCCAATTCCAATGCCAGCAGATCCTCCTGAAGAAGATGAGGAAGAGGAGGAAAAGagagaggaggaagaagaggaagATCCAGACAGGGAAAACCCAGACAACCCAGATAAGCAATAG